The genomic segment ATTGAAGCAAAAACTAACTGTACActctttgcaaattttgcaacttacaagttttgcccatgaaattCCACtcagggacaggggcaaacttctaacatatcaatgagtgcagtccgatttaagtttaagctcaatgataagagacctccttgtTATagttgagtccgaacggcgtgtcgcggTGCGGcgtctctttggagagaagttttacatggcatagtacctcataaatgttgccggcattaggaggggaaaaccaccgatgaacattttttttgatggtctcgccagtattcgaaacaggcgttcagtgtcattgacggacatgctaacctccgcgctacggtggcccccgtGGTTTGAAGATTACTTCGTGCAATTGTTGGCCTTGACcgtgcctcaaatggtccatccgcttagtccaattttagcatactctttccaacatttcggccggtatctcacgaataaattcttcaatgttgtcttccaatacgtcaattgaagTTGGGTTGTGGCCATAGACattagctttaacatagcctcacaaaatatagtctaaaggcgttaaatcgctcgatctgggcggccaattgaccagtcccgaacgtgtgaaataaaaagttcaccgaactcgcctctcaatacgtccattgttacgcgtgctgtatggcatgtggcaccgtcttgttgaaaccacatgtcatgcaagtcaagctcttgcaatttgtgcaaaaaaaaaaccattccgttacgattcgcatcatctttgaagaagtacggtccaatgatgccacccgcccataaaccgtaccaaactgtgactttttccgaATGCATGTGTAGCTCTAGTAGTGCTTCTGGCTGACCTTCACTCCAAATTcgacaattttgtttatttaagtacccattgagccaaaaacaagcttcgtcgctgaacacaagaaGTGCGCGATGAGCTTTCtgaacagagcacacattttgataataaatttcaataatttgcaggggttgtttgtttgtaagacgattcatggttaaattatagaccaaactaaagattATTAAGTTGCGATAGGAGTATAGTGCTTTTAGTCAATTTTTGGAACATGGGGTCTATGATTGGTTCCATAAAGTTACCAAAAACTACCAACTTTGTTCTCCCCACTTCCATCCATGGGCAATTTCACggttattttcaaatattttcatagTATGTATATGCGTCATTGAGGCTAATTGCCTGGATACGAATTGTTTTGGGAACATCTGAAAAAAAACCTGGacgtgtttatcccctcctaatgctggcgacatgccTGAAGTAtttaaccatgtaaaacttgcaTACCGCTCGAAATCTGCCATAATGGACTATTCGtggacaaatttgtatttgcataacCAGgatgatttgtataccctctaccataggatgggggtataccaatgtcgtcattctgtatgcatctgagaccccataaagtatatatattcctgatcgtcatgacattttaagtcgatctagccatgtccgtccgtcgaaagcacgctaactttcaaaggagtaaagatatgcgcttgaaattttgcacaaatactttttattagtgtaggtcggttggaattttaaatgggccaaatcggtccatgttttgctatgtggcagctataacaaagggtagttttaacacccttgggaaagggcactaaatcTACCCCTAACCTTGTGAAAGGctcctaaaactaccctttcccttggcaaATGcccctaaaactacccttacccttgGGAATGAGTGCTAAAGCTATCCTATCACTTGATAAAGGTACTTTACCATttcccgatcttgggtcttgacttcttgagcttttaaaagGGAGCCATgattctccgatttgactgaaattttgcacgtggtgttttggtatcacttccaacaactgtgtaaagtatggttcaaatcggtttataacctgatatagctgccatataaaccgattttggatcttgacttcttgaaccgctagagggcgcaattctcatccgatttagatgaaattttgcatgaggtgttttgttatgacttccaacaacagtgcttaatatggcgcaaattggtacataacctgatatattgggttgcccaaaaagtaattgcggatttttcatatagtcggcgtcgacaaattttttcacagctagtgactctgtaattgcattctttcttctgtcagttatcagctattactttaagcttgatttagaaaaaaagtgtaaaaaaagtatatttgattaaagttcgttctaagtttttttaaaaatgcatttacactcttttaaaaaatccgcaattactttttgggcaacccaatagctgccatataaaccgatctgggatcttgacatcttgagccgccagagggcgcaattctcatacgatttggctcaaattgtacatgaggtgttttgctatgacttccaacaactgtgcttactaTGGCGCAATTTGGtatataatctaatatagctggcatataaaccgatctgggatcttgacttcttgagcctctagagggcgcagttattacccaatttggctgaaattttgaacgtcggtttctcccatgacactcaacatacatgttaaatttggtctaaatcgatctatagcaagatacagctccaatataaaccgaccctacaaggtgcaattcttatccgaatggactaaaatatgacttctacaatgtttatcattcaattcatttatggtctgaatcggactacaacttgaaatagctccaatagcataacagttcttattcatttttttttgtttgcctaaaaagagataccacgcacagaactcgacaaaagctaTCCATGGTGTataagagggtatataagattcgtcccggccgaacttagcacgctcttacttgtatttgcaaaattttgcccatgaagaaacaggggcaaacttctcacatatcaatgagtgcagtccgattcgagtttaggttcaatgataaggggcctctgttttatagccgagtccgaatggcgcgccgcggtgcgtcacctctttggagagaagttttacatggcatagtacctcacaaatgttgccagcattaggaggggaaaaccaccgctgaatatttttctgatggtctcgccaggattcgaacccaggtgttcagcgtcataggcggacgtgctaacctctgcgctacgatttTTTACATTTCATGAAATCTTGTTATATattaaaccagtaagaaaaaatGATCAAATCAATTTATCCTTTGAACAATTCCAGGAACCCGACGAGACACTGGGTGAGCGCATAATGGGCCTGGCCGAGATGTTTCCACAACCATTGCGAAACTTCACTGGCAGTCTTTTTGATCTGACCACAAGCAGCATCAAGGGTTTCTACAAGTTCTCGTGTAATGCCTCGTGGATTTTCtttaccagttcggtaatactATTTGCTCCAGTCATCTTTGAGACAGAACGTGCCCAAATGGAGGAAATGCAAAAAACACAACAGAAACAGGTACTCTTGGGACCAGGATCGGCGATGTCAGCCGTTGGAGCACCGCCAGAATTGCCATTAATACGATAAAAAccttaagaaaaaaaacttaaatataaatttaagaGACCTTTTGAAATGTAatagcaaacaaaaacaaatagaatattaataacaaacaacacaaaaaaaatcacaacCAAAACCAAAATTCTGAACAAAAAGAAATCTTTAAATATAAGTGTGTGTGAAATCAAACAAAAGTAAAAGTATTTAAAATGACACAACATTGGTGGGCCAGAGATGACGATAATGACACCAGGTATTGTGTCATTTCAATTTCGCTGGGCTCACAAACAAATTGGCTTAAAAATGACAGCATTTGTATTAAATAAACAAGTCGAGATAATACTACGatacaataaaacaaaagaaaacaaaatcgtTTTAATAAGGAGTCAAATAGTCCTTAAATAATACGCCAATAATTAGATtgttaaatattaataaaaaaaaacgcaaaaaccaACATACAAATCAAGTCAATACATGAAGTAGTAAGTAATcttaaaaatttagaaacaCAACAACACAACACTGCTTACACTTGgtgtaaagaaaaaaactttttttcgaaataCTTTTAGAGATTTTTAGTAGTGATTCAATATTCATATTACGCATGCATTACCCAAAGAACTTGTTTTGGGAAACCCTATGCGTTTTTCGAAAATTGATTGAAATGCATACCGAAATATACGATTCGTTTCAAATTGTTGTTACAATCGGAAACAACACTGTTCACTGTTGCAATTTAaacgaaaaaaataaacaacgtTTTTATATCAATTGTCTTCAAATGAATgcttaataaaaataatattaataaaaaataaagaaaatattggtGATTCTCCTATTCTTTGCAGTTTATGTAGAGAGATCTCTTCAGCATGCTTCAAAGGGTTAGTAGTCAAATAACTTCCATTGGAACATCTTACCTATGTACATTAAATACCTTAAAAATTGCTTCTTTGCATCAGATTGATCCGATGTAGTCCTTTAAGCCTGGTACTAAACTAGACTTTTAGGCCCAACAACcaagataaagggtgatttttttgaggttaggattttcatgcattagtatttgacagatcacgtgggatttcagacatggtgtcaaagagaaagatgctcagtatgctttgacatttcatcatgaatagacttactaacgagcaacgcttgcaaatcattgaattttattaccaaaatcagtgttcggttcgcctttatattcatttacaggcagttgcccaacaacaaaatattgagtgcactttttgtcaaaatcagtgattagtgcaactcagaatttgtgtatgttactagttcgtgccatttttcgttgtttgtgtgggccaagatatattcatttccaggtagtggcagttagttgtccaacaacaaaatattccgtacactatctgtcaaaattagtGATTAATGCAACTCTGATGTTGAGCATGTTAATAgtttgcgccatttttcgttgtttgtgtgtggtaAGGTTCTTAACTAGAAtgaacacacacaaccaaaaccctttgacagatagtgcacttcgcgaaaaacaattgtactcagctgcttACTGTCactaattttgacagatagtgtactgaatattttgttgttggacaactgccactacctggtaatgaatatatcttg from the Stomoxys calcitrans chromosome 1, idStoCalc2.1, whole genome shotgun sequence genome contains:
- the LOC106093556 gene encoding mitochondrial import receptor subunit TOM22 homolog, translated to MNQEDYQDAEVVQNVHQFDLKGRERGGDETSDQPAVEDNYDDEPDETLGERIMGLAEMFPQPLRNFTGSLFDLTTSSIKGFYKFSCNASWIFFTSSVILFAPVIFETERAQMEEMQKTQQKQVLLGPGSAMSAVGAPPELPLIR